One Chroicocephalus ridibundus chromosome 10, bChrRid1.1, whole genome shotgun sequence DNA window includes the following coding sequences:
- the ATG7 gene encoding ubiquitin-like modifier-activating enzyme ATG7, which translates to MATVSTEVHHPVDPGISKLQFAPFSSALDAGFWHELTQKKLNEYRLDETPKVIKGYYYNGDPLGLPARLTLEFSAFDMNASIPARCCPAFGTLYNTNTFETFKSCDKKSLLEKEANEIWEAIKSGAALENPMLLNRFLLLTFADLKKYHFYYWFCYPALCFPDGIHIIQKPVCLGDRFPLNQIQALQKAYDELCQKEGVTALPYFLIKYHDNSVVISLLKKWDDFFRDQGGKVTFGVYDPCNLSHYPGWPLRNFLILAAHKWGSILQSVEVLCFRDRTMQGVRDITHSIIFEIKLPEKPLGPDCPKAVGWEKNQKGGMGPRMVNLSECMDPKRLAESSVDLNLKLMCWRLVPTLDLEKIVSAKCLLLGAGTLGCSVARTLMGWGVRKITFVDNAKISYSNPVRQPLYEFEDCLSGGKPKALAAADRLQKIFPGVSSEGYNMSIPMPGHPVNFSEITMAQARKDVAKLEELIDAHDVVFLLMDTRESRWLPAVIAASKRKLVINAALGFDTFVVMRHGLKKPKQQESGDSCFSNASGSSDLLGSSLFSNIPGYKLGCYFCNDVVAPGDSTRDRTLDQQCTVSRPGLAMIAGALAVELMVSVLQHPEGGYAVASSSDDRMNEPPTSLGLVPHQIRGFLSRFDNVLPVSLAFDKCTACSTKVLDQYEREGFNFLAKVFNSSHSFLEDLTGLTLLHQETQAAEIWDMSDDETV; encoded by the exons ATGGCAACTGTCAGTACTGAGGTGCACCATCCTGTAGATCCTGGAATCTCAAAGCTGCAGTTTGCTCCCTTCAGTAGTGCCTTGGATGCAGGATTCTGGCACGAACTAACTCAGAAGAAACTCAATGAGTACCGATTGGATGAGACCCCAAAAGTTATCAAAGGATACTACTACAATG GTGATCCTTTGGGTTTGCCAGCTCGATTGACACTGGAGTTTAGTGCCTTTGATAT gAATGCTTCAATACCAGCACGTTGCTGTCCTGCTTTCGGAACATTGTATAATACCAACACTTTTGAGACTTTCAAGTCCTGTGATAAGAAATCActtctggaaaaagaagcaaatgag ATATGGGAAGCAATAAAATCTGGAGCTGCTCTTGAAAACCCTATGCTCTTGAACAGGTTCCTGTTGCTGACATTCGCA gattTAAAAAAGTACCATTTCTATTACTGGTTTTGCTACCCAGCTCTCTGCTTCCCTGATGGAATACATATAATTCAGAAACCAGTGTGTCTTGGTGACAGATTCCCATTAAATCAG ATTCAAGCACTTCAGAAAGCATATGATGAACTTTGCCAGAAAGAGGGGGTTACAGCATTGCcttattttttaatcaagtatCATGACAATTCTGTTGTGATATCTCTACTGAAAAAATGGGATGACTTCTTCCGAGACCAAGGGGGAAAG GTGACATTTGGAGTTTATGATCCATGTAACTTATCCCACTATCCAGGATGGCCACTGAGAAATTTCCTGATCCTGGCAGCCCACAAATg GGGCAGCATTCTCCAGTCAGTTGAAGTGCTCTGCTTCAGAGATAGGACCATGCAAGGGGTGAGAGACATAACGCACAGCATtatctttgaaataaaacttcCAGAGAAACCCCTTGGCCCAG ATTGTCCAAAAGCTGTTGGATGGGAGAAAAACCAAAAGGGAGGCATGGGCCCAAGGATGGTGAATCTCAGTGAATGCATGGATCCAAAAAG GTTAGCAGAATCATCAGTGGATCTTAATTTGAAATTGATGTGCTGGCGGCTGGTGCCTACTCTTGATCTGGAAAAAATTGTGTCTGCCAAGtgtctgctgctgggagctggtaCACTGGGTTGTAGTGTTGCAAGGACCTTGATG GGTTGGGGAGTCAGGAAGATTACGTTTGTGGACAATGCGAAGATCTCCTACTCCAACCCAGTACGACAGCCACTCTATGAGTTCGAAGACTGTCTTAGTGGTGGGAAGCCTAAAGCACTCGCAGCAGCAGACAGGCTGCAGAAAATCTTCCCAGGAGTG AGTTCAGAAGGCTACAACATGAGCATCCCTATGCCAGGCCACCCAgtgaatttttctgaaataacaatGGCACAGGCTCGGAAGGATGTGGCTAAACTGGAAGAGCTTATTGATGCTCATGATGTTGTTTTCCTACTAATGGACACTAGGGAGAGTCGATGGCTTCCCGCTGTCATTGCAGCCAGCAAGAGGAAG TTGGTCATCAATGCTGCATTGGGATTTGACACATTTGTTGTTATGAGACACGGACTaaagaaaccaaaacagcaaGAATCTGGTGATTCATGTTTCAGCAATGCTTCTGGTTCTTCTGATCTTTTGGGATCATCACTCTTTTCAAATATCCCTGGCTACAAACTGGGTTGCTACTTCTGCAATGATGTTGTGGCACCAGGGGAT TCCACCAGGGATCGGACATTGGATCAGCAGTGCACGGTCAGTCGACCTGGACTAGCCATGATAGCTGGAGCACTTGCAGTGGAGTTAATGGTGTCTGTTTTACAGCATCCGGAAGG TGGTTACGCTGTGGCCAGCAGCAGTGATGATAGAATGAATGAACCACCTACTTCTCTTGGACTTGTTCCTCACCAG ATCCGTGGATTTTTATCAAGATTTGATAATGTTCTTCCAGTCAGCCTGGCATTTGATAAGTGCACAGCCTGTTCAACCAAA
- the HRH1 gene encoding histamine H1 receptor, whose translation MSKNSTDNSTNPHSAPLGLLLGSISLTTIVMNILVLCAVKTEKKLQTVGNLYIVSLSIADLIVGAAVMPLNIVYVLNRMWTLGLPACLFWLSMDYVASTASIFSLFILCIDRYRSVQQPLQYLKYRTKMRASLMILGVWLLSFMWVIPILGWHVFANNGERKVEKDQCETEFSEVTWFKVLTAIVNFYIPSIMMLWFYYKIFRAVRKHCQHRELINGSRKSFSEKNPTHHSKRKDKQNICLQKQILYENSSTKDKQSSPQPKDMEAELHFSDPVKSSEAFVAKNNREVVKWSCFPLTAAQPDPDKAEKKHVCVTEENENEEEPCSQDSDLSDASDNQTFTEVSCTQHSSPNRERACSPQEKTEDRDVRGLTYLRKTWQSLHAHSKRHIQGLHGNRERKAAKQLGVIMAAFMLCWIPYFVLFMVIAFQGHNKFLGLHKFTIWLGYVNSTLNPFLYPLCNQNFKKTFKKILHIH comes from the coding sequence ATGTCAAAAAACTCAACAGACAACTCAACTAACCCTCACTCAGCTCCTCTAGGTCTGCTCCTGGGAAGCATTTCACTGACCACTATTGTCATGAATATATTAGTACTATGTgctgtgaaaactgaaaagaagctgCAAACAGTTGGCAATTTATACATTGTCAGCCTCTCTATTGCAGATCTTATAGTTGGTGCAGCTGTTATGCCTCTGAATATTGTTTATGTCCTAAATCGTATGTGGACTCTAGGCTTACCAGCCTGTTTGTTCTGGTTGTCAATGGATTATGTGGCCAGTACTGCATCCATTTTCAGTCTCTTCATATTGTGCATTGACCGTTATCGTTCAGTTCAGCAACCACTGCAATATCTCAAGTATAGAACAAAAATGAGAGCATCGCTCATGATTCTGGGGGTTTGGTTGCTCTCTTTCATGTGGGTCATTCCAATCCTAGGTTGGCATGTTTTTGCTAATAATGGGGAAAGGAAAGTAGAAAAAGACCAATGTGAAACTGAATTCTCTGAAGTCACCTGGTTTAAAGTGTTGACAGCCATTGTCAATTTCTACATACCCTCTATAATGATGTTATGGTTCTACTATAAAATATTCAGAGCTGTTCGAAAACACTGTCAGCACCGAGAGCTCATCAATGGATCACGTAAgtctttctcagaaaaaaaccccacacatcaTAGTAAGAGGAAGGACAAGCAAAATATTTGCCTCCAAAAGCAAATCTTATATGAGAACAGCTCTACCAAAGACAAGCAaagctccccccagcccaaagATATGGAGGCAGAACTTCATTTCAGTGATCCTGTCAAGTCTTCAGAGGCATTTGTTGCCAAGAATAACAGGGAAGTCGTTAAATGGAGCTGTTTTCCTCTCACCGCTGCCCAGCCTGATCCAGATAAAGCTGAAAAGAAGCACGTGTGTGTAACAGAAGAAAACGAAAATGAAGAGGAGCCTTGCTCACAAGACAGTGACTTAAGTGATGCATCAGACAACCAGACTTTCACAGAGGTATCCTGTACACAGCACTCCAGTCCTAACCGTGAAAGAGCCTGCAGTCCTCAGGAAAAGACTGAGGACAGGGATGTCAGAGGACTGACTTACCTGAGGAAAACCTGGCAAAGTCTGCATGCCCATTCCAAAAGGCACATTCAAGGACTGCATGGGaacagggagaggaaagcagcCAAGCAGTTAGGGGTCATAATGGCAGCCTTTATGCTGTGCTGGATTCcctattttgtattatttatggTAATAGCTTTCCAGGGCCATAACAAATTTTTGGGATTACACAAGTTCACTATATGGCTGGGCTATGTGAACTCCACCTTAAATCCATTCCTGTATCCTCTTTGTAATCAAAATTTCAAGAAGACATTCAAAAAGATCCTTCACATTCATTAA